Part of the Benincasa hispida cultivar B227 chromosome 12, ASM972705v1, whole genome shotgun sequence genome is shown below.
ttgatttttggattgatttaaattaaaaaaaaattgaaattaaaaagaaatttaaaaggaaaataaatttaatattattttatgtttgtgtctaatggcttGTTTTTTTACACatagtatgtttttttatttttggattgactttaaagagaatgaatttaaaaagaaaatgaattaaaaagaaaatgaatttaatattagtttatgtttgtatctaacggccagtttttgacacatggtatgcttttttattttttggattaattttaaaaagaaaatgaatttcaaaagaacaggaatttaatattatattttatttgtatctagcgactagtttagtttaaaatctccaccattgatttttcttttccaaaatccaatggtccaaattaattgtggtttctaaaaaattttccatctctatataaaccaccttcctctccaaattttaaatcaataaattttacatttcataatccttcaaaactcaaaagttccattgttgctctctctaagttcccaattttttttcttttcatcttattcttgagagagtgttattgtattgtgaggataaacttgttaaGTGCTTGTTAAGTGCTTAAACTTgaaaatccactctagtgagagttgtattgtgtttttcaaaaaattccaacatttgtaacggtttgatcctaaaccatgGAAAGGATCAgatttgctcttgaacccgtaaaaggagcgatggtgtaacggttgggctctaatccatggaaagagtcggaaagattttattcaaattcccaagaggcgcttggggagtggagtagatCGAGTTTGATCGaactactataaaaattacggtgtcttcttctctaactctttcctttttatttttgcaattaatttaagcaatttattgtatgttttagtttgttcttatttatttgctaaaatttgatagaattaaattatcacattttttgtcatcttatttgttgcataatttgaatttttcttattatttataaaaaaaagtgtattaatttagtaattgggttaatttaacataaaaaaaaaaaaaaaaagtttaattaaaccctattcaacccccctctagggttgccatatcgatccaacagaTCATACAGAGgtcacaactcctggattctcattccgagaataccaaggtaaccattgtggtggtgtcctcactcagttcatggatcgagttagactcgattCGGTTCAAGGAGCTATTGGTCATTCattgtgttcgtgttgtgtaCCGATCATTGTGTTCGAGTGTGGTGTCTTGGACGTTtcgagattgatcgagggattcataaagaatgattcttcaaaaatatgcatcctctatcccttgtatcatcctATAACATGCAGTAATTTTTTGTTGTGCATGacttgttagtttccgtttcaaGACTGTGATTGATtgtgttcaattcgaatggaatttggaacgatcccttccactgctcatggaaatcctcgtgtttgatttccttcaattggtatcaaaccaggttattctgatattccaaataccattttggttttgaacttcttttacagtcgtagTGGGTTTTAATGTTTATGCATCGCGTATAAGagttaaatgcatttgtggatgtgttaatgaatgtttacgggatggttgcctttgtttaaagctttctttatgattacaaagtgttaatttgtaaaggtCCCCGTGTTTTGGgacataattaacaagcaatcgagtctgtaattcaaagtgtttgagtttgttgagtcgttcgtgatgaagtttcaaagcatggagatgcggttctcatcgaagaagaagacgaaaggTTGGtcatatcgtgtagcctaaggtaaacgatcctgtagaaaagttctgcgtggtcatgtagtatttactaaacaatcgtttagttaatgctaaacgatgaggcaaagcgtttactctatcgtgtagcgtTGGTTACTTGATCGCGTGGACGCTGGAGgtaaacaatcacatagagcatttgatgctcatcgtttaataaaaggcgcgtgcactaaacgatcttgtagttagcatgcttcattgcatagccACTGACTACATGATCACGTGGTATATGATACCTTGACGCttgctcagcgatcgtttagacgattatgcTTCACTGCATCGTTGTCATTTAGATGATTGCTTAAGGCTTGCGTTGCACAATGCGCGTTGCACGAGcgtgccttcatgcttcatcacatagtcaaacgtacacgatcattgctaaatgatcatttacttTCAAGTAGGTGATCACAAGGATTCGGTACACAATCAAAAAGACGTGTTTCTTCActcggacggttcaagacccggttcacctgtttgaactAGAGACTCATTgtgctttgtaatagttagctttgttttttgaggatttgaggctaattatctcggttcatcaacttttatttattgtacatgagatgtatgttggtttatatgccatagggtatgacatatagatttgaaacccaccttaagttatacaattattcatgcatcatatattataagtggtATAATATAGTTtctggcatgatgaaattacaagaaagcatgcgcatgcatcaagaaatataagagttatatttatgcatgcagtaagcatatccATGTATCAAGAAAGATAAGAGTATATTTATGTACGCAGTgggcatatccatgcatcatctttatattataagagttatagtataagggtgtatggaagcatgtatgcttggttcattgcaatagtaatgaatgaacaatgcatggagcatgacacttaggcttgtttataaaagttatgaatgccttgtatgtatAGCTTCGCATTGTGTGTTTATTTTGGTTGCTTcctattataagcgttataatggaaattagaactaaaatcgataagaaagagttgcatacggacttaggtgaactcatgttttaaaagggttttaaaattggattgagatagacctaagttcaaggttctaatgaggttagatacctaagtttaatcttttgaatcggtttaataggattaaattgatttccataaaagattaaatttgtattaaatctatctataagggaccttttgtctaaggcgggttctgtctaggcttaGGTACTTAacctgacggaaacggaacacccctacttgggaatctacctggaaaggtgaattagatagatttgctacaagcatgcgacagttgatcaaagactttgttaaagagtttaataaatgatgatcaaaaaatgtttcaactttccaaggtaagagttactcttgggcaaatctaaaaagtcacttagttaaaattcttagctgtgtcttttctaagtaaactaaaccctaggttataaaatacttagtgggagaaaGAGATATatgtgtttgcatgagtcaatatcaaggtgaacggagagagtgtttataataagtaggtgaagggtgtgtgtcaacacatcatgtggtctccttcattggttcacaccatgagatcttcttgcTCTCCCTCGTGGCACCATGGGACcgtcccccttcgaatgggttttgtgcagttggtcaatatcaaggtgaactctagaaatggatagggtcactttaatttttgccccaatcagattttttcccttcaaattggctgcttggggtggaactctagggcctaaaatgacgggtcacacttacaggaaattattaagcaatttaatgatttttttaccaaatcaatgatggctagtcgttataggagcaagagttgttctggtattaatgactggttgagaatgtctcaatttagaggagggataaacTAACCACCCTTCGAccgcttttgtcctaaacctttgaaacgtcattgcaaaactagatatcacacggggttcatttcagttttgctaaaccgtattggatgttgttttttcaacaagtatttgctaaaacctaatgtaggtcaatgtgttttctttttcagcaacatgtataTGATTTTCCATTAGTTGCCTCTAGTTTaaccgattacatacattggaacgagtctattaaaacatatttcatggtaaacgaccttgagtttttcatggttgaggagtgtcctcaagtctcgacccttgatgcaccacaaagtgttcgtaatgcatacgaggtgtggatgaaggctaattcattggcccggcttcacattttggctagcatacttgatgcattagccaaaagggtagagaacatggtcattgcacgtaagatcatggacacattgcaagaattttttgaacatcagttctcacttttctagcacaaagggatggatgacaaagaaaccagtagtgtcagttcccaagataacctccaGTTAGAGAAAGAAAGTGTTACCGACTCTGGTGAAGTTCATCAACGAGAAGTGTTctttgaaatggaacttggagcttatttaggttctagtactgatcccactactctccaaaagacgaagaagtctaaagacagtaaatgtgatttatttgtcttggagacgtgtttggtagagaatggtgattctgcctggatacttgattcaggtgctactaaccacgtcagttcttcctatcaaggatttagttcctggtaAACATTGCCAAAGGGAGAAAACCCATTGGCGAtgtttaacaattaaacgcaaatgcatttaacaattaaacgtaAATGCAGATCCACAAACGCAAATGCAGATccacccgtaaacattcatcaacgccatccacaaacgcatttaacaattaaacacaaatacagaaaacccaccacgactgtaaaggAAGTTCAAAACTGAAGTGAAATttagaatatcagaacaacctggctctgataccaattgaaggaaatcagatatgattatttctatgagcagcggaatgatcattccaaattccattctatttaaacatacacaattacaatcaacaaACGGAAACTAACTAGTCCTGCATataacgaaattacagcatgcttttttataagatcaagggataaaataaacatacctttgaagacttatcttcaacacccttgatcacgagcgctcgaacaatcagcaaGACTGCAAACTCGAACACTCGAACACTACGATCGCTACACTGCACAATCACAATGACCATGAACTcagcgatctccaagatcacgaacacaacgaacggccaccaaaaaacctcgactatgtcgagttgagtatgacaccaccacaatggccaccttggtattctcggtgtgagaatctaaaagtgtgggctctgtgtggatttgGTTAGAGGAAAAGACCGAaggaacaatcatgtaaacgattaagcaagtgggagatgacaaggtgtatcgtatagacaatgcccaatcgtttagaagaagctccgcgatcgtttagctatcggCCAGCTAAGTGAACTATTgtatagtgtcactccacgatcgtctagtctctctttaggctattgtttagtgaatctcattcacttgacagccaccgtgagtaatttccgagaatagaaatctcaattcaacaactaccaaatttaggaaaacattttttcttttatctcacggttaccatgaaaccaccaataacctcccattcaattggttattagagaaaaagagataataatccaataattaatattattataatatacatatgataactaacttaccatagtatatttataacctatagttttaatatttcatctcatgaaacatataaaccatagctctttttctatttcatggtacttaatgtaaatctcatttacattaatcctccacttgatgtatcttatacatcacaccgatcatatcatatataattgaattacctcttgttaatttgaacatttcaaagtaacaccaagaactgattctcaacttgaatccattaagctaccaagggaaccttatgaacctatagctcaaagttccaatggtacgtgaataatagactaaactctttagtcacgagatccaccatcccaGTTCAAACTggagattcaaaacttcatctcaaaattcctCGTCGTTTAATCTggagattcaaaacttcatcattggccccaattcaagcaactgcctgcttgttcaacaattttcagttcaaactttaaaattatataacCCGATTTtcaggcctcatcttaaaaagtttcattctacaagGTTGTTTATAACCGAGTTAACaatatttcttcaaatttttagctcaaaacgCTTCGTAATTTGttttggagcttcaattcttcaccgatggcctagattcacccggGAAACAAACCCTTTGTCTTTATTTTGCCCCTCTGGCCTTATTCCTGTGAGTTTTCCTTCTAGTAGCCCAGCCACAAAAAATAGACACacagagctttcgaatgccactgGAATTACACAAATAACCTAAGTAGTTTGTCCAAATCGACCCAATGAACTCGACCTTTTTGCTTATATTACCGcccaaaatccagcatgaactctccttgtgccacctagcccactattggtgatgaagagctaggatttagcaaatttCCTTTTACTAACTTtactcacaatattacttcagcaccatacctcattagatggcatggtctcattcatatgctcattgtgcattccatcatcaagcatgaccttccttagcctagtcgagttttgtcctacttttatacttagctacccaagagcctatttcttcttgcttacatcttctacccttcctaagacatggcttcatttagctcattagaagacatcatattacttactcttacttgaagtaattagggttcgggttttacaatcGGTATTCTGGAAATCATGAAACAGGTCCCAGTTAGAACAGAAATGCCCTGATGCACCAGTGTCTAGGATCTAGTGAAATTTATTTTCCACCAAGTTTGCCTCCACGACCATAGCAACAATGATATTGTCCTAAAAAACGTTGGTATGTGGTTTGGCAGtagcaaaattttgatttggccTTCCCTTTCTCTAGGTGCACAAGTAGGACTTGTGTTCTGGTTTCCCACATATATAACAAACTATTTTGGATTTTTCAATTTGTTCACCAGTGGCTTTGAATTGACCACTCTTTTGTGGTGATTTTGTTGTTTGTTTCCCTTTGTTTTTGAATCTGTCTTTCACATTGGAAGATTCAACAAGGTTAGCATTAATCGAATTCAAAGATAAAGAGTTTAGCTTATCTTTCTGTATGTTTGCCTCTTCAATGCACATGTGACCGATCAGCTTCTGCAGCATTAGATCTTTCTATTTGTGCTTCAAGTGGTTACAGTAGTTACTCCAACAGAGTGGAAGTTTTTTAAACAGCACATTAGCTTGAAGAATCTCGCACATCTTCATGGCTTCAGACACGTTGGCTACTAAATTTTCGTACTCGTGAACCTGTTCCAGATTAATTCTCCCCACAAATTGTCCTATTGGGATATTTTAAATTACTTACATCCTTCTCCAAAATGGCctcttttattatattttaaaattactttaattaaattctctcaaataaaactccCCAATTCTTTTTCCCAACTAAACACtaattaatatatctatagaTGGATACAATACAAGTTGACAACTTGAATCTGACaatgtttaaattttaatactaGTTGAAATATTATATGTTTGACCAACTCTCATAtctatgaaattaaaataatcataataataaaaaatacttgaCTTTTGTGTACCGACTTAAAGTGGATCTTTGGATTATGTTTCTAACCCTCCCTTTACTTGACACGTGTCGTCTCTCAAACACTCAAACATTTCCTTTTCCACCTTAGTTGTCCCAATATTTTCCCATATATACAAAAGGAAGCCCTTTAGCTTCCCTTCCATTTTGCACAAACTTTTGTAGGCCCCACTTTCATTATCTCTCATAGTTTCCCTTTAATCCCTAAagttattaataattaatgacAATGTTTGAAACGTAAAAttagttataataatatgtatttaGGATGTAAATTATTTAGAAGATTATTTGAGGCGTTAATAGTGGTTGTTGCTAAAATTAATCGTCAATAGGCAAAGTCATCTAAAACATTAAAGGAAGAgagtattaattattttaatcataaagAGTTGTAAATAGTGTTATGATAATAAAATTAacgttaaaaaaaactttactctctcatttccttaacacaCGTACCAAAAGTTAGTCCACTGACCTATTCTAAATTTAGGCTTGAAAGATTCTTCATGTATAATTAGAATATAATTTGTCAaatcatatgtatatttaatttggaTGAAGCAACGTATGAATGAATTTAGTTCGATTTAATTAGATAGTGTTTTCTAACTGCAAATGTTATTTATCAACTTCCTTATTCATCGAGTAATATAAATATTAGAACTTGTCACTTCAATTAATAACAAGCACATTATAAAAAGTATGTATTAGATGGATGTGATttcataaaagaaagaaaaagaaaaagaagaagaagagagggagagagagtaattttttaaaaaaaaattaaaaaggagtAAAGTTATGATGATCATGATCAAGTGATGGGAGAAGATCATAAAAATCATAGAGAAATtcagaatatttaaatattttaagtttgttctaataaataaatatttataattatataaaacacGAAATTGCTAAGAGAAGATTCTATCTGTTGTCATACAAAAACCTTAATGTATATTATTAGCTTGGGAAATCCCACATCTTCttataactaaattaaaatactataaaataaactatatatcATTTTGCTTCCTTCTAATTAGTTTAGATTATTAGGTGGTTTCAAGGGTTTGAAGGTGATTCTTATGAATGGGTTAAATATTTCGAAATATTCTTGATTTGATTAAATGTTGATAGTTTTTATATCATTacaatttttgaaatatttgacatatttttttttgtaaaagtgATAGGTATCTGACTACTTATTTAAATGTCGGTTCAAGAACGTTTTAGGGATTaacttaaatataaatttttaaaaaaattataaatacatatagcacttcaattttattgattaaattttcACGAGGTTGATAGTATGAACATTATGCCAGTTGAGTTACGTTCTTGTTGGCAAATTAAGTAGGATTCAATTAAAAGTGTGTATTTAATTTGGATGAAGCACAAGTATATTGAATAGATTTAGTCCGATTTAATTAGTTAGCATTTTTATATCTCTAACTATAATGTTATTTACTCAATCTcggtatataaattaaaaaaaaaagttgtataaACACTAGAACTTTGGTCACTTATTAATAACGAACAcatacataaaatatatatatatatatatatatatatatagatttcaataaacaaaAAAGAGAGTGAAATTAGAAATGATCATGATCGAGTATTATGAATAGATGATAAAAATTGCAGATACAaattcaaatagttatcaaataagacataaatattttaaatttattttaataattaaatatttatgatTACATAAAATACGAAATAGGCCAAAGAGAAGAacttttccatctcttttgtCACACAAAAAACTTGGGCAAATCCCATTTAGCTTCATCTTCAAAAGAATCCCACTTGGCTTCTtcttataattaagttaaattaaatcaaGGGTAAATAATAAAGAATTTAAATTAGCGTTTCacagaaaattttaaaaaaaattgtgataaatcggttaaatattttaaaatattcttgATTAGATTAAATGTTGATAGTAATTATATGTCTGATACATTTTTTCTGAAGGTAACATGTATTTGACGACTTAATTTAAGTATCGATTTAGATTTAGAAACGTATCAAGTataacattcaaattaattaaaatttgtaaaattatagAAACTAAACTAAGTAATTACATGACTAAAATGCTAACAAAGAAAAGTACTATTACAATTCAACACCGTTGCCGCCGCCACCAACGCCATCGTCGGATTACGATGGCCGCCGCCTCCCTAGCTCATCAAAGCCAACAAAGATTTCATCTCTCACCGTCAAGTTCGGAATCAAAATGTCGTCGTCGTCGTCATCATCATCACTATCAATATTCATATCTTCAAACATCTCTTCGTCTTTCTCACCGCCTCCACCTTCGTCGTCGTTCAATGGTGTGATTGGAGAAGCTGCCGGGGAAGAGGAAGAGGCCACGAGAGCGGTCAGGGAGGAATCGGGATCTCCCGTGGTGGGGTGTCGAGTGGGGATGGAGGCAGAGGAGGACCTGTTCCGGGAACTTCCGGCCAGGGAATTCCGGTGAGTTGGACGGGGATGACTGTGATCTCCGGTGTATGTGATGATGAAAGTTTCGGGATCGGCGTTGCTCCGTTCAACTTGTTTTCTTGCTCCACACCCTTTTGAGCTGCTGCAACGGTAATAATTTCTGTGATCATCAATTCAAATAATCAGAGGAGTAAGTTAAAATTTTCCCGAGAAACAAACAGAAATTACAaaaggaaaatttaaaaaaagaaaaaaaaaacccatttattaataataattataataataaatacgtATATTTAAATACCTTGGATATGGAGATCCTTTAATGGGCTTTTGCCCATATTTACGCCAAGCCCACATGTCTGTTGAGAGATTATCTGCTGTAACATGGCATACAGTTCTCTTCTGTTGGTTCTTTctgtaaattaaacataattaaattataattatttaatatacactttcaatttaattgacaatattttattttaggtaAAATTACTATTATAgtctcaaaatttttaaatatgtttttatttatttctcgaacttcaaaatttttaatatattattaaattcattttgtgtctaatagacattaataaaatagattta
Proteins encoded:
- the LOC120068391 gene encoding probable WRKY transcription factor 27, which encodes MAAGNDDWDLSAVVRSCNSAVSATDPTSAAAAAAAESALSCLASLTFEDDPNDVAFSFSDILQPKQPNGFHELHQAFISFLPNPSAGPAAVSAPPAVVPEIPNSTPNHHFRHGIKPIRPNPHPAALQHHHHHRQPPFPPDFPSSPMTQSLMPKSRKRQNQQKRTVCHVTADNLSTDMWAWRKYGQKPIKGSPYPRNYYRCSSSKGCGARKQVERSNADPETFIITYTGDHSHPRPTHRNSLAGSSRNRSSSASIPTRHPTTGDPDSSLTALVASSSSPAASPITPLNDDEGGGGEKDEEMFEDMNIDSDDDDDDDDILIPNLTVRDEIFVGFDELGRRRPS